The Actinomycetota bacterium region ATGAGACTTCCCTCCCGGGCACCGTCGAGGTCCACCACGTGCAGGTTCGTGGCGCCCTCGCGCGCGAACTCGCGCGCCTGCGCAACCGGGTCGTCATTGAACACCGTTGAACGCTCGAAGTCGCCCTGCACGAGGCGCACGGCCATGCCGTCGCGAAGGTCGATCGCGGGGTAGAGCTCGATCACGCCGGTGCCCCGTGCCGTGCGGTCACGCCCTCCAGCCACCGCCCGAGGAGGGCGAGGCCGGCAGTGCTCGACTTCTCGGGGTGGAACTGCACCCCCGCCACCGAGCCCCGGGCGGCGGCGGCCACGAAGGCGCCACCGTGGTCGGCCATGCCCAGCACGTCGTCGTCATCGGCCGGCACGCAGGCGTATGAGTGCACGAAGTAGTACGTGCGATCGGCTAGCCCGCCGCCCGATGGCGCGAGGAGGGTGTCCGCGCACCAGTCGACCTCGCTCCAGCCGATATGCGGCACCTTGAGATCGGTGCGAAGCCGCCTCACGGTTCCCGGGATGAGCCCGAGCCCCGCGACGCCGTGGCTCTCCTCGCTCTCGTCGAAGAGCAACTGCAGGCCCAGGCAGATTCCCAGCACCGGCGTGCCCTCCGCGGCGGCGTCACGCAGCATTCCGGTGAATCCACGGGCCTCGAGGCGCTCCATTGCCGCGCCGAAGCGCCCGACGCCGGGCAGCACCACGGCATCGGCGCCCTCGGCCTCGGCGGGCCGCCCCGCCACCCACACGCGGGCCCCCAGGCGCTCGAGGGCCTTCCCCGCGCTGCGGAGGTTGCTCATCTCGTAGTCGAGGAGGGCCACCGCGGGCCCGGGCCCGCCTGCACTCACAGGCTGCCCTTGCTCGACGGCACGCCGGTGACCCTGGGGTTCACGGTCACGGCCGCGCGCAGCGCGCGGGCCACGCCCTTGAAGCACCCCTCGATCACGTGGTGGGGCCCGCCTCCCCTCAGCACGTCCACGTGCAAGGTCATGCGCGAGGCGTTGACGAGCCCGCGCATGAACTCGGCCACGAGGTCGGTCTCGAACCCGCCCACCACCGCGGGGGCCAGCGGCGCGTCGAACGCCAGGTACGGGCGGCCCGAGAGGTCGAGCGCCACCTGCACCAGCACCTCGTCCATGGGCACCAGCGCGCTGCCGTAGCGCTCGATGCCGCTGCGGTCGCCCAGCGCCTCGTCCAGCGCCATGCCCAGGGTGATGCCGGTGTCCTCCACCGTGTGGTGGCTTCCCGTCTCGAGGTCGCCCGTGGCGCTCACCGAGATGTCGATCAGCGAGTGACGGGCGAGCAGCACGATCATGTGGTCGAAGAAGCCGATGCCCGAGACGGCCTCGGCCACGCCGGTGCCGTCGAGATCGACCCTCACCTCGATGTCGGTCTCGCCGGTGGTCCGGCGAATTGTCGCTTTTCTGCTCATCTGCTCGACCTGATCTCCGCCGATCGGCGGTGCTCGGGGAATCCCTCCGCGTCTGCCAGCGCCGCGAGGTGCGGCGTGAGTGCGTCCACGGCCTGCTGCGGGATGTCCACCAGCGACATGCGCCGCATGTACGTGGCAGGGCCCACTGCCGACGCGTGACGCGCGGCGCCCCCCGTGGGAAGGATGTGATTGGACCCAGCAACGTAGTCGCCGAACGCCGTTGCGCCCAATGGGCCAAGGAACACGCACCCGGCGCGGCTGATTCGCGTGGCCACCTCCGCGGCATCCGACGTGGCGATCTGCAGGTGCTCCGGGGCGAACGCCTCGGCCAGCGCGATTGCATCATCCTGCGACGGGCAGTCGACGAGCGTGATGGTGCCTGCGGGGGCGTCGGCCGCCGCGAGGGCGTCGTGCACGGCGTCGGCGACGGCGGGGTCCCACACGGCGAGGATCGACGGCGAATCGGGGCCGTGCTCGGCCTGCGCGAGCAGGTCGGCGGCGATGGCCCGCGGATCGGCCGAGGAGTCGGCCAGCACCACGAGCTCGCTCGGGCCCGCAATCGAGTCTATGCCCACCAGCCCGAACACCTGGCGCTTGGCCTCCTGCACCCAGGGGTTACCGGGGCCGGTGATCACGTCAACCGGGTCCACGGTCTCGGTGCCGTAGGCCATGGCGCCGATCGCCGCCGCGCCGCCCGCGGCGATCACCCGGTCAACCCCCAGCATCGCGGCCGCGGCCAGCACCACCCGGTTGGGGAGGCCGTCCTCGCCAGGCGGACTCGCCACCACGATGCGCTCCACCCCGGCCACCTGCGCGGGCACCACGCCCATGATGAGGCTCGACGGATATGCGGCGCGACCGCCGGGCGCATAGACGCCCGCGGCCGTAACCGGCAGCGCCCGCACCCGCACCGCCTGCCCGGATGGCAGCAACGCCTGGGAGTCCCCGGGCCGGCCGGCCTCGGCCACCTGGCGTACCTGGTCTGCAGCGAAGGCGATGGCGTCGCGTAGCGACGGCTCGAGCGCCTCGGCCGCCGCGCGCATCTCCTCGGGGTCCACCACCGGCGAGCTGCCGGCGAACCCCGGGGCGTCGAATCGGCGGATGGCGTCCACCACCGCAGCGTCACCGCGTCTGCGCACGTCCGCCAGCGCCGCGGCGACGTCGTCCGCGGGACCGTCCGCCGCAGCGGCGCGGAAGGTGGGCGCCAGCGCCCCGGCCCCGCCCGCATCCATGCCGATCCGGCGCACGCTCACGACCGGGTGTCCCGGAAGAGGCGAACCAGGTCGTCCATCACTGGCGCCTGCATCTTGTGGCTCACGCGGTTGGCGATGAGGCGCGCCGTGGACGCGAAGATCTCCTCGCGCTCCACCAGTCCGTTCTCGCGCAGCGTGCGCCCGGTGGCGACGAGGTCGACGATGCCGTCGCTCAGGCCCACCAGTGGGGCGAGCTCAACCGAGCCATTCACCTCGACGATGTCCGCCTTACGGCCGGTCCCATCGAAGAACCTCTCCGCGCAGTTGACGTACTTGGTGGCCACCCGCACCGCCCCGAACCGCTCGATCGCCTCTGACGTGGGGTCGTCGCCCTCGGGCGTGCACCACGACATGCGGCATCCGCCGAAGCCCAGGTCGGCGAGCTCGTACACGTCGGGCTGCGTCTCGAGCAGCACGTCGCGGCCCACGATGCCCAGGTCGGCCGCGCCGCTCTCGACGTAGGTGGGCACGTCGCTCGGACGCGTGGTGATGTAAGTGGGGCCGTCCGGCACCACCACGATCAACCGGCGCCCGGCATCGCGCAGTGGTTCCACGGGCAGGCCCGCCGCCGCCATCGCGTCGAGCGACTCCTCGAACAGCGCGCCCAGGGGGATGCAGATCCTCAGCTCCACGGGCCCTCCCCCAGGTCGGGCACGGGCACCTCGGCGCCACCGATGACGTCCCGGGCCATCCACACGGCACCGTCGCGGCGCACCACGAACCGCCGGCCGTCAGCCAGGGCCACGGCCTCTGCATCCGTGGCACCGGAGGGCAGCGCCACCACGGCCACGCCGCCCGCGCGCAGCGCCGCGGCCTGCGCGACGAACTCGTCACAGCCGCCCACCAGGACGATCCCCGCGTCGGGCTGCTCGGCCCCACGGCCCACGGCGTGGTGCAGCAGGTCGAGCGCCACGGCCACGCCCACCGCGGGGCGCGAGCGCCCGAAGCGCGCGGCCAGCCCGTCGTAGCGGCCGCCCACAGCCACGGGAGCCACTGCCCCTGCGGCGTAGGCCTCGATCACCACGCCCGAGTAGTAGGCCCAGTCGCGCACCACGCCCAGGTCGACCATGGGCGGTGCCACACCGTGCACCGCGACCAGCTCGAGGACCGCGGCCAGCCGGGCGCACTCATCGGCGGCACCGGGCACCGCCCCGGAAACGCGGTCGAGCACCTCCTGCCCACCGCGAAGCGAGGGCAGCTCGGCCAGCAGCGCGGCGGCCTCGCCGTCGGCCCCCGCGCCCGTGGCGGCATCCCGCCAATCCACGAGGCTGCGCCCGCGCAGCGCGGCCCACATGCCCTGCTGCGCCGCGGAACCGGCGCCCACGCCCTCGATCACCGCCGATACCAGCGCCACGGAACCGACCGCGATGCGGGCATCCGGAACGCCGGCGGCGGCGAGACCCGTCGCGAGGGCGGCGATCACCTCGGCGTCGGCCTCGGGCCCGCCGAGGCCCACGAGCTCGATGCCGGCCTGGCGCTGCTCTGCCCCCTCGATCCGCCCCGGCACGGGCGGACGCACCGCGCGGGCGTTGTACGACACCCGCACCGGATCGGGGTGGTCCGCCATGCGCGTGGCCACCAGGCGCGCGGTGGGAATCGTCAGGTCCGGGCGCAGCACGAGCACGCGGCCCTCGTCGTCGAAAAGGCGGTACGCGCGTCCCACGCCATCCTCCTCGGCGCGATCCAGCACGTCCGCAAGCTCGATGAGCGGGGTCATCACATCGCGGAAGCCGAACGACGCGAAGGCACCGGCGAGCGCATCCCCAAGGGCCCGGAGCTCCGCCGCCTCGACGGGCAGCACGTCACGGACCCCGGCCGGGAGTGGCACGGGATCGGCCATGGCCTACTCGTCCACCCTCTCAATACGCGCGCCGAGGGCGCGCAGCCGCTCGTCGATGCGCTCATACCCGCGATCGATCTGCCCGATGTTCCCGATGGTGGTGGTGCCCTTGGCCGCGAGGCCCGCGATGAGGATCGCCATTCCTGCGCGGATGTCGGGGCTCTCCACGCGCTCGCCGTAGAGCTGCGCCGGACCGCTCACCACCGCCCGGTGCGGATCGCACAGGATGATGCGCGCACCCATGGCCACGAGCTTGTCCACGAAGAACAGCCGGTTCTCGAACATCTTCTCGAAGATCATCACCTCGCCCGTGGCCTGGGTGGCGACCGCCGTGGCGATCGAGGTGAGGTCGGCGGGGAATGCCGGCCAGGGTCCATCGTCGATCTTCGGGATCGCCCCGCCCTCGTCCTGCATGACCACGAGCGCCTGGTCGGGCGGCACGCGCAGCGAACCGTCATCGAGCCACTGCGCGCGGATTCCCAGGCGCTCGAAGCCCAGCAGGATCATTCGCATGTCGGCCGGGCGGGCCTCGGAGATCACCAGGTCGGACCCCGTGATGGCCGCGAGCCCGATGAACGACGCGATCTCGATGTAGTCCGGGCCGATGCGAAAGCGACCGCCGCTGAGGCGCTCGACGCCGTCGATCGACAGCCGGTTGGTGCCGATGCCGTCGATCTTCGCGCCGAGGAGAACGAGAAACCCGGCGAGATCCTGCACGTGCGGCTCGCTCGCGGCATTCAGGATCGTCGTGCGCCCCTCGGCGAGCACGGCGGCCATCAGGATGTTCTCGGTGGCGGTCACCGAGGCCTCGTCGAGGAAGATCTCGGCCCCCGACATGCCCGACTGGCGCATCTCGTACCCACGGTCCGCCCGCTGCACGGTGGCTCCGAGGGCCCGGAACCCCCTTAGGTGGGTGTCGATGCGCCGGCGCCCGATGAAGTCGCCACCGGGCATGGGCAGGGTGAGCGACCCGGTGCGCGCCAGCAGCGGACCGGCGAGGAGCACGGACGCGCGGATGCGCCGGCACAGATCGGGGTCGAGGTCGGTGCTGCGGATGTCGTGCGCGCGGAACGCCAGGGCGCCATCGGGCTCCTCGCGCACGGACACGCCGATGTCATCGAGGATCGCCAGCATGGCGTGAACGTCCAGGATGTCAGGGACGTTCTCGAGGATGACCTCCTCATCGGTGAGGAGGGTGGCGGCGAGGATCGGCAGGGCGGCGTTCTTGTTACCCGTGGGGGTAACCGTGCCGGCCAGCGCGTGCCCGCCCTGGATCACGAACTGCTGGCTCACGGCCAAGCACGCTAACACGCGGCGAGTTCGCCCAAGACCTCCGCGAGTTGCTCGATATCCCCTGCGTTGGTGAAGAACCCGCACGACGCGCGAAGGCCCCCGGGCTCGGGGAGCGCTCGCACGATCACCCCCCGCGCGGCGAGTGCGGCGGCGATCTCCTGCGGCGCACGGCCAGGCACCGAGAATGCCACGAGGCCCGATCGGGCGTCGGTCGGCGCATCGAGGCGCACGCCCGGCACCTCCGCGAGCGCCTCGCGGCACGCGGCCGCGGCCACGCGGGTTCCCTCCTGAATCCGCTCCCAGCCGAGGGAGTCGAGCCATTCCAGCGACGCCGTCCACCCTGCGAGCAGGATCTCCGGGAACGTGGACGCCTCATAGCGGCGGGCATCGGCGTGCATGGCCACCGATCCATCCCATCCGTGCTCCTGACCGGTCTCGTAGCCCGCGGTGGTCACCGCGATGCGATCCTGCAGTTCCCCGCGCAGCCAGAGGGCACCCAGCCCCTCGGGCCCCAGCAGCCATTTCTGCGCGGGCATCGCGTAGGCGTCAATGCCCCAATCCGCCGGATCCACGGGTACCGCGCCGGCCCCCTGCGCACCGTCCACCAGCGTGAGGGCCCCGGCTCTCGCGGCCGCCCGCGCGGCCCCGGCCACGTCCAGCACCGCCCCGGTCATCCACGACACGTGCGACAGGGCCACCAGGCGCGTGCGTGCGGTCACCGAGGCGCCGATCACGTCCTCCAGCGGCCCGCTGCCATCACCCACGTCCACGATGCGCACCCTCGCGCCCACGCGCCCGGCTGCCGCCGCGAGGGGAACCGCGAGCCCGGGGTGCTCCATGCCGGTGGTCACCACGTTGTCGCCCCGCTTCAGCCCCGCGCCCCAGATGACCACGTTCATCGCGTGGGTGGAGCTCTGCGCGATGGCGACCTCGGACGCAGGGCGCCCTACAACGCGACCCACCGCCGCGCGCAGCGCCGCCTGCCGGTCGCGTCCCGCGTCCACTGCCGCGTCGCTCATGCGCCCGCGGGCCACCTGCATGTCGACCATGGCGCGCATGGCGTCGGCGGCGAGATCGGGCAGCGGTCCCGCACCGCCGGTGTTCAGGTACGCCTCAGCCTCGAGGGCGGGGAGCCGCGCACGCACGGCGCCCCGTCCTGTATCCCACCTCACCGCCTGCCCTGACACGCTGTCAGGCCCCCACTGACAGCTGTCGGTCAAGAAATGCCCCGACGATCTGCGCGGCCCTCTCGCCGCTGGCCACGGCCCCCTCGATGGACGGATGCATCGTCACGTCGCCGGCCAGGAACACGTTATCGAGCCCGGTGGCGGCATCAGGCAGGTCGTCCCGTGCGCCCGGCGGCACCGCGAATTGCCCCCACGGGTGCACCACCACCTCCTCCAACGTCGCCACGCGCGCCCACGGATACCCGGGATTCCACGTTCTCGCCAGGCGTTCCATCTCGGCGGCCAAGGCGTCGCCGTCGGGCGCACCGGCGTCCCCGTGCACGCTGGTGGCGAGCAGACGCGCCCCACCCCGCCTGCCGGGGCGCAGCAGGTTCGACTCCTGGCAGACGAGGTCGATGCGGACCGGCGCCTCGTCGGCCGCCATTGCCGATCTGACCCGGCCGCCCACGCCGCCCGTGGATGCCGTCCTCCCGGACGCGCCGCGTGCCGGACCGGCGTTGAGCACGATCGTGCGGCCCGAGTAGAACGAGGACGTCAGCGAGTACACCAGCGTCGTCACTCCGCGCGGCTGAAGGTCGAGGGCACGGGCTGTCTGCCGGTCGATGTCCTCGAGCAGGCGTCGTGCGGCGGGCGCCTCGGCGGCCACCACCACGCACCCCGCCCCGATCACCCCGCCCCGGTCCATCCGCACGCCGATGGCCCTCCCGCGGTCGTCGGGGTCGGTTTCGATCTCCGCCACCCGCGAACCGCAGCGCACCTCCCCGCCCAACTGCCCGACGCGCGCCGCCGCCCACGCCGCGATCATCCCGTGGCCCTCGACGGGGACCACGGCGCGCCCACGGAGCAGCATCTTCATGAGGAACCTGAAGTACGCGGCATCGCTGCCGAGCATCCGATCGGCGGTGATCACCCCGAACAGCGGGCGGAAGAAACCCTCCACCGCACCATCCGAGAAGCCAAGGGTCACGAGGTATTCGAGGGCCGTGACCTCACGCTCGTCGCCGCTCAGCAGGGCCTGCACGGGTGCCCCTGCGACTTCCGCTCCGAGGCGCGCGAGGCGGGCCACATCGCCGGGGCCGAACCACTCGAACCCGAGCGTGGCGCGCGGGGAGGTGCCGAATCGGGACCACCTCGTGCCGTCGTGCACCACCGCGCCACGGTCGAAGGCGAGCAGGTCACGCCTCGCGATCCCGATGTCATCGAGCATGCGCGACGTAGCCGGATAGGCCGTGAACAGCGACTGGAACCCGCGATCCACCGGCTCCCCGCAAATCTCCAGCGTGCGTGCGCGGCCCCCCACTTGCTCCTCGGCCTCGAGCACCACCACCGGCCGGCCGGCCTCGCAAAGCCGCAGAGCGGTGCTGAGCCCCGCGAGCCCGCCCCCGATGACGATCACCTGGTTGTCATCGCGCGGATCGGGCATGCGGCGATGCTACCGGGACCGCCCCGGTACGCCGACCTGCCGCCGCGCAAGCGCCCACGCACGGCGTCGCCGCCCCGCGCCCGCACCAGAGCTGTGCACCCACGCAGAAGGGCCGCCCCGTGGCGGCCCTTCGCATGATGAATCCCGGCAGCGACCTACTCTCCCGCGGACGTGAGTCCGGAGTACCATCGGCGCTGAGCGGCTTAACGACTCTGTTCGGAATGGGAAGAGGTGTTTCCCGCTCGCCCTGACCACCGGGAACTCATGAGGGTGAACCCTCAAGACTGCACAGCGACGTAGGTATAAATTCAAGCCCTCGGGGTATTAGTACGGCTCTGCTCCACGCATTGCTGCGCTTCCACATACCGCCTATCAACCAGGTGGTCTACCTGGACCCTTACTCCCTCAAGGGGATGGGAAATCTCATCTCGAGGTGGGCTTCCCGCTTAGATGCTTTCAGCGGTTATCCCGTCCAGACGTAGCTAACCAGCAGTGCCGTTGGCACGACAACTGATGCACCAGAGGTCTGTTCATCCCGGTCCTCTCGTACTAGGGACGACTCCTCTCAAATTTCCAGCGCCCACCGCAGATAGGGACCGAACTGTCTCACGACGTTCTGAACCCAGCTCGCGTACCGCTTTAATGGGCGAACAGCCCAACCCTTGGGACCAACTCCAGCCCCAGGATGCGACGAGCCGACATCGAGGTGCCAAACCCTCCCGTCGATGTGGACTCTTGGGGAGGATAAGCCTGTTATCCCCGGAGTACCTTTTATCCGTTGAGCGACGACAATTCCACTCTTGATCGCCGGATCACTATGACCAGCTTTCGCTCCTGCTCGACTTGTAGGTCTCGCAGTCAAGCTCCCTTATGCCATTACACTCTGCGCACGATTTCCAACCGTGCTGAGGGAACCTTTGTGCGCCTCCGTTACACTTTAGGAGGCGACCGCCCCAGTCAAACTGCCCACCTGACACTGTTCGCAACCCGGATCACGGTGTCGCGTTAGAAATTCAGAACATCCAGGGTGGTATCCCAAGGGCGGCTCCACCGAGACTGACGTCCCGGCTTCCCAGCCTCCCACCTATCCTGGACAGGACATCCCAAATCCCAATATCAAGCTGCAGTAAAGGTTCACGGGGTCTTTCCGTCTTGCGGCGGGTAGTCGGCATCTTCACCGACACTACAATTTCACCGAGTCCCTCGTTGAGACAGCGCCCAACTCGTTACGCCATTCGTGCAGGTCGGAACTTACCCGACAAGGAATTTCGCTACCTTAGGACCGTTATAGTTACGGCCGCCGTTTACCGGGGCTTGGATTCAAAGCTTCGCCGAAGCTAACCTCTCCTCTTGACCTTCCGGCACCGGGCAGGCGTCAGCCCCTATACGTCGTCTTTCGACTTAGCAGAGACCTGTGTTTTTGGTAAACAGTCGGTTGGGCCAATTCTCTGCGGCCACATCGAGCTCGGGGAGTGAATCCCGTCACCCTACCGTGGCGCCCCTTCTCCCGAAGTTACGGGGCCATTTTGCCGAGTTCCTTAACGAGGGTTCTCTCGATCTCCTCGGTATGCTCTACCTGCCCACCTGTGTCGGTTTTGGTACGGGCACGTTCCAACTCCCTAGAGGATTTTCTTGGAGGCATGGAATCAGCGACTGGCCGGCCGAAGCCAGCTGACGTCCCCTCTCGGACTTTGTGGATCCCGGATTTTCCTGGGATCCGTCCTACCGGGTTGTCCGTGGACTACCAACGCCACGGTTCGCCTATCCTTCCCCGTCCCCCCATCGGTGATAACGCTGGAGACGTGGTACAGGAATATCAACCTGTTGTCCATCGCCTACGCCTTGCGGCCTCGGCTTAGGTCCCGACTAACCCTGAGAAGATTAGCTTTACTCAGGAAACCTTGGGCAATCGGAGGAGGAGTTTCTCACTCCTCTTTCGTTACTAATACCGGCATTCTCACTTCACGCCGCTCCACGGCTGCTTCCGCGGCCGCTTCACTGCAGACGTGAACGCTCCCCTACCACTCCACATAGTGAAGTCCACAGCTTCGGGGGTTGACTTGAGCCCCGTTACATTATCCGCGCACGAACACTTGACCAGTGAGCTATTACGCACTCTTTAGACGAGTGGCTGCCTCTAAGCCAACATCCTGGTTGTCACTGCGCTCGCACATCGTTTACCACTTAGTCAACGCTTTGGGCCCTTAGCTGGTGGTCTGGGCTGTTTCCCTCTCGACGACGAAGCTTATCCCCCGCCGTCTGACTCCTACGCTCTGGACTCATGGCATTCAGAGTTTGTATGACTTCGGTAACCTGGTAGGGCCCCTAGGCCAGACAGTGCTTTACAACCACGAGTAAACGCGTAAGGCTATACCTAAATATATTTCGGGGAGAACCAGATATAACCGAGCTTGATTAGCCTTTCACTCCGATCCACAGCTCATCCCCGCCGTTTTCAACCGACGTGGGTTCGGTCCTCCACGAGGTCTTACCCTCGCTTCAACCTGGCCATGGATAGATCGCTCGGCTTCGGGTCTACCGCCACTGACTAAATCGCCCTATTCAGACTCGCTTTCGCTACGGCTTCGCTTCGCTTAACCTTGCCAGTGACGAGTAACTCGCCGGTCCGTTATGCAAAAAGTACGCCGTCACCCGTGCAAGCACAGGCTCCGACCGCTTGTAGGCGTACGATTTCAGGTTCTATTTCACTCCCCTCCCGGGGTTCTTTTCACCTTTCCCTCACGGTACTGGTTCACTATCGGTCAACAGGTAGTACTTAGCCTTGCGGGGTGGTCCCCGCGGGTTCCGACCGGGTTTCCCGTGCCCGGCCGTACTCAGGTGCCAGCGAGGCAGTCCTCTTGATTTCGCCTACGGGGCTATTACCCACTGTGGCCGGCCTTTCCAGGCCGTTCGACTATCAAGAAGATTTGTCACTGCCCGATCGCGCTGCGGCACGATCATGCTGGTCCTACAACCCCGGATGAGCTACGCCCGCAGGCAATTGCACTCAACTCGGTTTGGGCTGATCCCTTTTCGCTCGCCACTACTCAGGGAGTCGAGGTTTCTTTCCTTTCCTCCGGTTACTGAGATGTTTCACTTCACCGGCTTGCCTTCTCCTGCCCTATGTGTTCAGGCAGGGATACGCGCCCATTACGACGCGTGGGTTCCCCCATTCGGAAATCCGCGGATCAAAGGCTGGTCAGCGCCTCCCCGCGGCTTATCGCAGCCGCCCACGTCCTTCTTCGGCTCCTGTTACCAAGGCATCCATCGTACGCCCTTCATATCTTGAAGAGCACACCTACGCCACTGTGCAGTTTTCAAGGTCCACCTGCCGCTCGAGAGCGGCGGATGAGTCCCGGAACGGGGACGACCACGCCCGAGGGCCTGGTCTCCCGATCCTTGAGGACTGAACAGCGCGATGCCGATCGGGTTTGATTCCCCGCGGTATATGGACCATGAATTTTGTCTGGTCCGCGA contains the following coding sequences:
- the hisH gene encoding imidazole glycerol phosphate synthase subunit HisH; protein product: MLQGRGPRAARGRDREPQGHRRAVEQGQPVSAGGPGPAVALLDYEMSNLRSAGKALERLGARVWVAGRPAEAEGADAVVLPGVGRFGAAMERLEARGFTGMLRDAAAEGTPVLGICLGLQLLFDESEESHGVAGLGLIPGTVRRLRTDLKVPHIGWSEVDWCADTLLAPSGGGLADRTYYFVHSYACVPADDDDVLGMADHGGAFVAAAARGSVAGVQFHPEKSSTAGLALLGRWLEGVTARHGAPA
- the hisB gene encoding imidazoleglycerol-phosphate dehydratase HisB; the protein is MSRKATIRRTTGETDIEVRVDLDGTGVAEAVSGIGFFDHMIVLLARHSLIDISVSATGDLETGSHHTVEDTGITLGMALDEALGDRSGIERYGSALVPMDEVLVQVALDLSGRPYLAFDAPLAPAVVGGFETDLVAEFMRGLVNASRMTLHVDVLRGGGPHHVIEGCFKGVARALRAAVTVNPRVTGVPSSKGSL
- the hisD gene encoding histidinol dehydrogenase, coding for MSVRRIGMDAGGAGALAPTFRAAAADGPADDVAAALADVRRRGDAAVVDAIRRFDAPGFAGSSPVVDPEEMRAAAEALEPSLRDAIAFAADQVRQVAEAGRPGDSQALLPSGQAVRVRALPVTAAGVYAPGGRAAYPSSLIMGVVPAQVAGVERIVVASPPGEDGLPNRVVLAAAAMLGVDRVIAAGGAAAIGAMAYGTETVDPVDVITGPGNPWVQEAKRQVFGLVGIDSIAGPSELVVLADSSADPRAIAADLLAQAEHGPDSPSILAVWDPAVADAVHDALAAADAPAGTITLVDCPSQDDAIALAEAFAPEHLQIATSDAAEVATRISRAGCVFLGPLGATAFGDYVAGSNHILPTGGAARHASAVGPATYMRRMSLVDIPQQAVDALTPHLAALADAEGFPEHRRSAEIRSSR
- a CDS encoding ATP phosphoribosyltransferase, translating into MELRICIPLGALFEESLDAMAAAGLPVEPLRDAGRRLIVVVPDGPTYITTRPSDVPTYVESGAADLGIVGRDVLLETQPDVYELADLGFGGCRMSWCTPEGDDPTSEAIERFGAVRVATKYVNCAERFFDGTGRKADIVEVNGSVELAPLVGLSDGIVDLVATGRTLRENGLVEREEIFASTARLIANRVSHKMQAPVMDDLVRLFRDTRS
- a CDS encoding ATP phosphoribosyltransferase regulatory subunit: MADPVPLPAGVRDVLPVEAAELRALGDALAGAFASFGFRDVMTPLIELADVLDRAEEDGVGRAYRLFDDEGRVLVLRPDLTIPTARLVATRMADHPDPVRVSYNARAVRPPVPGRIEGAEQRQAGIELVGLGGPEADAEVIAALATGLAAAGVPDARIAVGSVALVSAVIEGVGAGSAAQQGMWAALRGRSLVDWRDAATGAGADGEAAALLAELPSLRGGQEVLDRVSGAVPGAADECARLAAVLELVAVHGVAPPMVDLGVVRDWAYYSGVVIEAYAAGAVAPVAVGGRYDGLAARFGRSRPAVGVAVALDLLHHAVGRGAEQPDAGIVLVGGCDEFVAQAAALRAGGVAVVALPSGATDAEAVALADGRRFVVRRDGAVWMARDVIGGAEVPVPDLGEGPWS
- the murA gene encoding UDP-N-acetylglucosamine 1-carboxyvinyltransferase, giving the protein MSQQFVIQGGHALAGTVTPTGNKNAALPILAATLLTDEEVILENVPDILDVHAMLAILDDIGVSVREEPDGALAFRAHDIRSTDLDPDLCRRIRASVLLAGPLLARTGSLTLPMPGGDFIGRRRIDTHLRGFRALGATVQRADRGYEMRQSGMSGAEIFLDEASVTATENILMAAVLAEGRTTILNAASEPHVQDLAGFLVLLGAKIDGIGTNRLSIDGVERLSGGRFRIGPDYIEIASFIGLAAITGSDLVISEARPADMRMILLGFERLGIRAQWLDDGSLRVPPDQALVVMQDEGGAIPKIDDGPWPAFPADLTSIATAVATQATGEVMIFEKMFENRLFFVDKLVAMGARIILCDPHRAVVSGPAQLYGERVESPDIRAGMAILIAGLAAKGTTTIGNIGQIDRGYERIDERLRALGARIERVDE
- a CDS encoding aminotransferase class V-fold PLP-dependent enzyme; translated protein: MRARLPALEAEAYLNTGGAGPLPDLAADAMRAMVDMQVARGRMSDAAVDAGRDRQAALRAAVGRVVGRPASEVAIAQSSTHAMNVVIWGAGLKRGDNVVTTGMEHPGLAVPLAAAAGRVGARVRIVDVGDGSGPLEDVIGASVTARTRLVALSHVSWMTGAVLDVAGAARAAARAGALTLVDGAQGAGAVPVDPADWGIDAYAMPAQKWLLGPEGLGALWLRGELQDRIAVTTAGYETGQEHGWDGSVAMHADARRYEASTFPEILLAGWTASLEWLDSLGWERIQEGTRVAAAACREALAEVPGVRLDAPTDARSGLVAFSVPGRAPQEIAAALAARGVIVRALPEPGGLRASCGFFTNAGDIEQLAEVLGELAAC
- a CDS encoding FAD-dependent oxidoreductase, whose protein sequence is MPDPRDDNQVIVIGGGLAGLSTALRLCEAGRPVVVLEAEEQVGGRARTLEICGEPVDRGFQSLFTAYPATSRMLDDIGIARRDLLAFDRGAVVHDGTRWSRFGTSPRATLGFEWFGPGDVARLARLGAEVAGAPVQALLSGDEREVTALEYLVTLGFSDGAVEGFFRPLFGVITADRMLGSDAAYFRFLMKMLLRGRAVVPVEGHGMIAAWAAARVGQLGGEVRCGSRVAEIETDPDDRGRAIGVRMDRGGVIGAGCVVVAAEAPAARRLLEDIDRQTARALDLQPRGVTTLVYSLTSSFYSGRTIVLNAGPARGASGRTASTGGVGGRVRSAMAADEAPVRIDLVCQESNLLRPGRRGGARLLATSVHGDAGAPDGDALAAEMERLARTWNPGYPWARVATLEEVVVHPWGQFAVPPGARDDLPDAATGLDNVFLAGDVTMHPSIEGAVASGERAAQIVGAFLDRQLSVGA